CATCTTTAAGCGTTTCTCCCAAGCTTGTTATGTACAGTATACAGTCACTTAACATAACATCTAACAATTTCACTGTAGGCTTCAGTCAGGACctcatttaaatatgaaaagaaCATCCAATGTGCACACCTGGGTTCTCAGACCACttattttcataaaaacattGCCCTTAATGTTGACAGAATGGAAAGGAGTTTCACACAACATATCATTAGCATGTGGCTCAGTGCCTTCTCAGATTCATGTGTGGGATATTCATTGCTATAGAAACTAGACTGCAATGACATGGGAAATAATATTGCAGTATAAAAAATATGAACAATAGAAGGTAACATTAATGACAATATGAGGTTAATCATGCAAGTACAAATTTACAgcattaaaattacataaaattacaaACTTTTCCACAATCTGACATCAGTTATTTCAATTATCATAACAAACATTCCCAAAGTTTAAACAGACTGAAATGTCATCTGACATTTAATCATGTGAAATTcatcttctctttttttcaggGTATACATAGCTTTATTTATAGCATCTTACAGAAACATGAAACTATTTGCTGAATAAAGAATATGAATGTGTGTTTACGCATGGTCCAAACTTATCTGATTATGCTGCTGTTCGATTGTGAGTTGCTCCACAGCACCACGAATGGCTGCTTGCACCATAGAAACTGCCGTCTGAATCAGTAAGGGCTCATTACACCGGCTGTGGTCCAGTTCAGGAGACACATTTACTTCAGAAGGATGTAGTGTGTTGTTTATTCTTAAATGTTGCCAGGACCCATTCATGGTAAGACCATCAAAATATGGTGCCTCATTCATGTTCTCTTCCTCTGATGAGTTTGCATGCTCTATAGTAATCACTGGCCTGCATTTGACACAAGTTTTACTAGGCTTCTCAATTAAGACTAGCAGTTCACCAACTGATGATGTGCCTGGAAACTCAGAGTCGAAATTACGGCCACTGGAACACAATGGAGGAACCTCAGAATCCAAAACACTAGATTTTAACACCTGCTTTTCATCTTCATTAAAACTAACATCTTGGTCAGGACGTGTTTCCTTCACATCCATGTGGCCAGAATCGATGTTTCTGTTAACGCTTACTTCTGCACTGAATGTAAATGTCTCTGGAACACTTTTCACTTTTATGTCTTGTTCTTCCTTTTGGTTCTCTTCTTTTGTGATACTGGAAATGTCCAAAGCAGCCGCAGGTGATTGATTCAGTTGATCGGTTACTTCTGTGTGTGACGCACTGGAAGCATTACACTCAAACTGATCAATAGGAGATGCTTTCTTCCTTCTTGGAAAGATTTGGTAGATCTTTTTAAATGTCAAACCTTTTGGTGCCGTTATCTCGTGAAAAACCATGCTATTGTCTTGCTCTCTACATCCCCTTCctacatgtagatttacattggATGTGGTAGATCTCTTAGAAATGGGCCACACTGAGAAGAATGCCCTAGTTTTACTTTTCCCATTAGGAACTTCCTTGTTTGCACTCAGTTTATTCTCATCCATGGAGTTACACTTATTGTGTTGAGCTTTGTTTCTGTTCTTCTTTGTTTTTTGAGGATTCAAAGTCTCGTTTTCAGTTCTATCTGATTCCTCCATCTTTCCACACCTAAGGAGTGAGGAAAACGTCCTTTTAATGGATGATTTTGAAGTGCTTctggttatttttgttttactttccaTATTTTCATCTTTGATTTCACTCTGCTCCAATGTTACAAGAATTCCTGAGGTATCTTCTGGAGCACCTGATCGGGATTCCTTCTCCTCTGAGGGTTTTTGTGGGCTGTGGTGGGTAACAAGTGAGGACTGATTTCcatcattttctttataattattctCTGCTGTGCCATCACAACTTTTAGCATGTCTTTGCCTTCTCTGAGATTTAACTTCCAGTTTCTCCGTTGATTTTGACTTCCCCAGCAAAAGTCTCGGGGGACCCGTCAGTTTTCTTTTCAAACCCACCCTCTCCTGACTACTGGATAATTCTGTCTCTTGTGTGGACATGGTTAATCAAAAAGAACCAAAGTCAATAATAGTCTACACTGGCAATACTGGATCAATTATACAAGTGGGTGTTTTCTCCGTTTACATACTGTCAGCTTAAAGATGTGGCGATGCTGCAAACCAACACAAAACATTGTTTTGGTGAAGTTAAAGGTTTTCTGTATTCCACTTGTTGGTTGAAACATATTTATTACTTGATTTGTCTTCAGTGATGAGCTTTTTGATATATTATTCATTTGAAATGTTAATCTTTGAGTATATTTTGATCATACTCATAGATGACACATGAGCTGTGCAATGTTTACAGCACAAACAACATGAATACACACTGGGTGTGACACCAGTGAAAAGTCTCTTTAAAAACATCCTTTATATAAAGAATTCAGTAGGCGTTTTGCTAACAGGTGCTAACAgtaaaagtaaactaaaaataTGATTAAGGGCAAATAATAACTTCATTTcccaacacttttttttaaaatgataggCTA
The genomic region above belongs to Carassius carassius chromosome 18, fCarCar2.1, whole genome shotgun sequence and contains:
- the LOC132092432 gene encoding uncharacterized protein LOC132092432, encoding MSTQETELSSSQERVGLKRKLTGPPRLLLGKSKSTEKLEVKSQRRQRHAKSCDGTAENNYKENDGNQSSLVTHHSPQKPSEEKESRSGAPEDTSGILVTLEQSEIKDENMESKTKITRSTSKSSIKRTFSSLLRCGKMEESDRTENETLNPQKTKKNRNKAQHNKCNSMDENKLSANKEVPNGKSKTRAFFSVWPISKRSTTSNVNLHVGRGCREQDNSMVFHEITAPKGLTFKKIYQIFPRRKKASPIDQFECNASSASHTEVTDQLNQSPAAALDISSITKEENQKEEQDIKVKSVPETFTFSAEVSVNRNIDSGHMDVKETRPDQDVSFNEDEKQVLKSSVLDSEVPPLCSSGRNFDSEFPGTSSVGELLVLIEKPSKTCVKCRPVITIEHANSSEEENMNEAPYFDGLTMNGSWQHLRINNTLHPSEVNVSPELDHSRCNEPLLIQTAVSMVQAAIRGAVEQLTIEQQHNQISLDHA